The proteins below are encoded in one region of Drosophila santomea strain STO CAGO 1482 chromosome 3R, Prin_Dsan_1.1, whole genome shotgun sequence:
- the LOC120454688 gene encoding PH and SEC7 domain-containing protein isoform X8, with protein sequence MSEELKVVLRRSEQHSGFGFSLLGTTGPPHVIYDIVENSPAADCGAVEAGDVILKVNGTDVHRYTTKEVLKCLRLSEQLVTLELKRDPKLKARIKEQLANTQSPHYVDIESPNIYDYHSSSTNSSPNHRPNAGGKGAATTPSQSGLRYKSPTHLPSLRQNSSPLLASGSTTTTTTATHTHSHSRNSSASSTKIKVVETSITTSTTNVVGLTSPTGSVGGGGGGEATSPTFRPSRIPQALTKCAVPKPVPVLHSPQNKRPRPSQIPTKAANGNGNGHTAHLPPQSLQHSNSYSGSPVTRQRFADREPEREPEPNSAPPQPAKAPRFEAYMMTGDLILNLSRTPQTSNPLPAQAKKVDSLRDSPSRLVNPRINGALAPRASGESSPTSSSSVDSPTNTSSDSVKREAKLLQKQQQQQQTYQQQQQRDSINNSYNRKDSLTNDTLLMCEELEPDEEAEYVLEEDNKQQRQRQQQQRYHQQQNQQRYEYYQNEDELEEQEEVEEEREEDQTHYDITNIETYQSGVGRGDDDDSDRQCLVDDDDDDDAYDDEENDAGDEDYSTNSMGSGSAKQRLRALKQRTATRQQQRNRDAVDCAGRSGSGSSSTTVKSEAGGLGLDETSFSVPTSPISLSTPLIDKETANSVPTSPEPSSLVPESSSGAGAGAVLVRRHNGHVVRKCDAAGFRTSKSEDHLQQIQREDIAAVIPIDIDEDVNSSLNTLLDTRQDSEDSQSMATVIVNNSSLASNNNEGEQTDNRSSSSNSSDNNNCSSNTGEPATTATATATATIMTATSTRTMNCSSKLNYILCKKASDRDRIVWTYNAPLQPHQLAALQRQQQQQEQQFQQQQQQLHQQHLQQQQQLQQQQQHQQQQQQQQQQLYGQQSHSNSHSSSISSSPQHSAVGSPASPTSVSSSVMSSSGSKGALGLGSSSNGPMAAVQQQQQQQREQGGQVAHPPSGIPGLLSCPGGGPGNNGGGGGIGGGGNNDQSVSEAISNISSPDYQDDDNLLSSRDILGGMVLSDPSDSDSTILVSDAAAQQRQQLKQQLRAQQQQQRERERDRDRDREQSEHKVVIQVRGLDSNSSGGGSVNCTNGRSEEDVVTLTDEPLGTMTVGMRDASPPVSDDGSDVESLHSYHYSPKAVDLPSAIRLAKRLHSLDGFKKSDVSRHLSKNNDFSRAVADEYLKHFIFEKKSLDQALREFLQQFSLSGETQERERVLVHFSKRFLDCNPGTFNSQDAVHTLTCAIMLLNTDLHGQNMNRKMSCAEFVDNLADLNDGENFPKDVLKSLYQAIKTKPLEWALDEEAGDLQQQRANNSALGNVGHNPFLDPPELATAVEYKKGYVMRKCCYDSSFKKTPFGKRSWKMFYCTLRDLVLYLHKDEHGFRKSQMSDNLHNAIRIHHALATKANDYTKKQHVFRLQTADQAEYLFQTSDSKELQSWVETINYVCAAISAPPLEGGVGSQKRFQRPLLPSKQSKLLLKEQLDSHEVQLAQLDQELNEHKKGPIPSKGLALQNYKEKESYLQYELRRYRTYVSILSAKMLADQQQLELQAQQPSPASHEEEADTFPVGTTACPPPTPQSINQKDQQKEQQQQPTNRKEKKKK encoded by the exons ATGAGCGAGGAACTGAAAGTGGTGCTGCGGCGCAGCGAGCAGCATTCCGGTTTCGGGTTTTCGCTACTCGGAACCACCGGACCGCCACATGTCATCTACGACATCGTCGAGAATTCGCCGGCAGCCGATTGCGGAGCG GTTGAGGCCGGGGATGTCATCCTCAAAGTCAACGGAACGGATGTCCATCGCTACACAACGAAGGAAG TTCTCAAATGCCTGCGCCTGTCGGAACAGCTGGTGACCTTGGAGCTGAAGCGAG ATCCCAAGCTCAAGGCGCGGATCAAAGAGCAGCTGGCCAACACCCAGAGTCCGCACTATGTGGACATTGAGTCGCCGAACATATACGACtaccacagcagcagcaccaactCCTCGCCGAATCACCGGCCAAACGCTGGTGGTAAGGGGGCGGCGACCACGCCCTCGCAGAGCGGACTGCGCTACAAGTCGCCCACGCACTTGCCCTCGCTGCGGCAGAATTCGTCGCCACTGCTGGCGAGTGGATCCACCACGACCACAACCACCGCCACGCATACGCACAGCCACAGTCGAAACTCCTCGGCCAGCTCCACCAAGATCAAGGTGGTGGAGACGAGCATCACCACCTCGACCACGAACGTAGTGGGTCTCACATCGCCCACTGGTAGTgtcggcggtggtggtggtggggaGGCCACCTCGCCCACCTTCCGCCCCTCACGCATTCCACAGGCGCTCACCAAATGTGCCGTACCCAAGCCCGTGCCCGTGCTCCATTCGCCGCAGAATAAGCGGCCGCGCCCCTCGCAGATTCCGACAAAGGCGGCGAACGGAAACGGGAACGGACATACCGCCCATCTGCCACCGCAATCGCTGCAGCACTCGAACAGCTACAGCGGCAGTCCGGTGACCAGGCAGCGGTTTGCGGACAGGGAGCCGGAGCGGGAACCGGAACCGAACTCGGCGCCTCCGCAGCCGGCGAAAGCGCCACGCTTTGAGGCTTACATGATGACCGGTGACCTTATTCTCAATCTGTCCCGGACCCCGCAGACCAGCAACCCGCTTCCCGCCCAGGCCAAAAAG gtGGACAGCCTTCGCGATTCACCCAGTCGTCTGGTAAATCCGCGTATCAACGGCGCACTTGCACCGCGTGCCTCTGGTGAATCCTCGCCcacgtcctcctcctcggtgGACTCGCCCACCAACACCAGCTCAGATTCCGTGAAGCGTGAGGCGAAGCTGCTgcagaagcaacagcagcagcaacaaacttaccaacagcaacagcagcgggacagcatcaacaacagctACAACCGTAAGGATTCGCTGACCAACGATACGCTGCTGATGTGCGAGGAGTTGGAGCCGGACGAGGAGGCCGAGTATGTCCTTGAAGAGGACAAcaagcagcagcggcagcgccaacagcaacaacgataccaccagcagcagaatcAGCAACGCTACGAATACTACCAAAACGAGGACGAGCTGGAGGAACAGGAGGAGGTTGAGGAGGAGCGCGAGGAGGATCAAACTCACTACGACATCACCAATATCGAAACCTATCAGAGCGGCGTGGGCCGAGGTGACGACGATGACAGTGATCGGCAGTGCCTGGtggacgacgacgatgatgacgatgccTACGACGATGAGGAGAACGATGCGGGCGACGAGGATTATTCCACCAACTCTATGGGCTCCGGTTCAGCCAAGCAACGATTGCGGGCGCTGAAACAGCGCACTGCCACCCGCCAACAGCAGCGCAACCGCGATGCCGTCGACTGTGCAGGACGCTCCGGATCAGGATCTTCATCTACCACGGTCAAGAGCGAGGCTGGCGGCCTGGGCCTAGATGAAACCTCCTTCTCAGTGCCAACCTCTCCGATCTCGCTGTCGACGCCGCTGATCGACAAGGAGACAGCCAACTCGGTGCCCACGAGTCCGGAGCCCAGTTCGCTCGTTCCGGAGTCGAGCAGTGGCGCAGGCGCCGGAGCTGTGTTGGTGCGCCGGCACAACGGACATGTGGTGCGGAAGTGTGATGCCGCCGGTTTCCGCACCAGCAAGTCCGAGGACCATTTGCAGCAGATCCAGCGCGAGGACATCGCCGCCGTGATACCCATCGACATTGATGAGGATGTGAATAGCTCGCTGAACACGCTGCTGGACACGCGTCAGGACTCCGAGGACTCGCAG TCGATGGCCACTGTAATTGTAAACAACTCGTCACTGGCCTCGAACAACAACGAGGGCGAGCAGACCgacaaccgcagcagcagcagcaactccagCGACAACAAtaactgcagcagcaacaccgGCGAAccagcaacaactgcaactgcaacggcaactgcaacaatCATGACTGCAACATCAACAAGAACGAtgaactgcagcagcaaattaaactatattttatgcaaaaag GCATCGGATCGCGATCGGATCGTGTGGACCTATAATGCGCCTCTCCAGCCGCACCAGTTGGCGGCTCTCCAgagacagcagcaacagcaagagcagcaattccagcagcagcaacagcagctccaccagcaacatctgcagcaacagcagcaactccagcagcagcagcagcaccagcagcagcaacaacagcagcagcagcaactctaCGGTCAGCAATCGCATTCAAATTCACATTCAAGTTCCATTAGTTCGTCGCCCCAGCACTCGGCTGTGGGCAGTCCGGCCTCGCCCACGTCGGTTTCCTCGTCGGTGATGTCCTCGTCGGGCTCCAAGGGCGCCCTGGGCctgggcagcagcagcaatggtCCCATGGCCGCcgtgcagcaacaacagcagcagcagcgggaaCAGGGCGGCCAGGTCGCGCATCCGCCCAGCGGGATTCCTGGCCTGCTTAGCTGCCCAGGTGGTGGGCCCGGAAAcaatggtggtggtggaggcattggtggtggtggcaacAACGATCAGAGCGTCTCAGAGGCCATTTCGAATATATCTAGTCCCGACTACCAAGACGACGATAATTTATTGAGTTCTCGCGATATTCTAGGCGGCATGGTACTTAGCGATCCCAGTGATTCGGACTCCACCATTCTCGTCTCGGACGCGGCCGCccagcagcgccagcagctCAAGCAGCAGTTGCgcgcccagcagcaacagcagagaGAAAGGGAACGGGATAGGGATCGAGACAGGGAACAGTCCGAGCACAAGGTGGTCATCCAAGTGCGCGGACTGgatagcaacagcagcggcggcggcagcgtCAACTGCACAAACGGCCGCTCCGAGGAGGATGTGGTCACGCTGACGGACGAGCCGCTGGGCACGATGACCGTCGGTATGCGGGACGCCTCGCCGCCAGTCTCCGATGATGGCAGCGATGTGGAGTCCCTCCACTCGTACCACTATTCGCCCAAGGCCGTGGACTTGCCCTCGGCTATACGCCTGGCCAAAAGACTGCACTCCCTCGACGGTTTCAAGAAGAGCGATGTGTCGCGACATCTCAGCAAGAA CAATGACTTTAGTCGAGCGGTGGCCGATGAGTATCTCAAGCATTTTATCTTTGAGAAGAAGTCACTTGACCAAGCGCTGCGTGAGTTCTTGCAGCAGTTCTCGCTGTCCGGCGAAACGCAGGAACGGGAACGGGTGCTGGTGCACTTTTCCAAGCGCTTCCTCGACTGCAATCCTGGCACCTTTAACTCGCAGGACGCCGTGCACACGCTGACCTGTGCCATAATGTTGCTAAATACGGACTTGCACGGCCAGAACATGAATCGCAAGATGAGCTGTGCGGAATTCGTCGACAACCTGGCAGATCTCAACGATGGCGAGAACTTTCCCAAGGATGTGCTCAAGTCGCTTTACCAGGCCATTAAGACCAAGCCGCTTGAATGGGCTCT AGATGAAGAGGCTGGTGATCTGCAGCAGCAAAGAGCCAACAATAGTGCCCTGGGCAATGTGGGCCACAATCCCTTCCTTGATCCCCCGGAACTGGCCACGGCTGTGGAATACAAAAAAGGCTATGTGATGCGTAAATGCTGCTATGACAGCAGCTTTAAGAAAA CTCCCTTTGGCAAACGATCCTGGAAGATGTTCTACTGTACGCTGCGTGATCTTGTGCTGTATTTGCATAAGGATGAGCACGGTTTTCGTAAAAGTCAA ATGTCCGACAATCTGCACAATGCAATACGCATACATCACGCACTGGCCACCAAGGCCAACGACTACACCAAGAAGCAACATGTGTTCCGGCTGCAGACGGCCGACCAGGCCGAGTATCTTTTTCAGACTAGCGACTCCAAGGAGCTGCAGTCGTGGGTGGAGACGATCAATTACGTGTGCGCCGCTATATCAGCGCCGCCGCTCGAGGGCGGGGTGGGCAGTCAGAAGCGATTCCAGCGTCCGCTCCTGCCCAGCAAACAATCCAAGCTGTTGCTG AAGGAGCAGTTGGATTCGCACGAGGTGCAGTTGGCGCAATTAGATCAGGAGCTTAACGAGCACAAGAAGGGTCCAATTCCCAGCAAGGGCTTGGCTCTGCAGAACTACAAGGAGAAGGAGAGCTACTTGCAGTATGAA CTTCGTCGCTATCGCACCTATGTGAGCATCCTAAGCGCCAAGATGCTGGCTGACCAGCAGCAGTTGGAGCTGCAGGCGCAGCAGCCGTCTCCAGCGTCGCACGAGGAAGAGGCCGACACATTCCCAGTGGGCACCACTGCCTGCCCGCCACCCACGCCGCAAAGTATTAACCAGAAGGatcagcagaaggagcagcagcaacagccaacGAACAG aaaagagaagaaaaagaaataa
- the LOC120454688 gene encoding PH and SEC7 domain-containing protein isoform X2, whose protein sequence is MSEELKVVLRRSEQHSGFGFSLLGTTGPPHVIYDIVENSPAADCGAVEAGDVILKVNGTDVHRYTTKEVLKCLRLSEQLVTLELKRDPKLKARIKEQLANTQSPHYVDIESPNIYDYHSSSTNSSPNHRPNAGGKGAATTPSQSGLRYKSPTHLPSLRQNSSPLLASGSTTTTTTATHTHSHSRNSSASSTKIKVVETSITTSTTNVVGLTSPTGSVGGGGGGEATSPTFRPSRIPQALTKCAVPKPVPVLHSPQNKRPRPSQIPTKAANGNGNGHTAHLPPQSLQHSNSYSGSPVTRQRFADREPEREPEPNSAPPQPAKAPRFEAYMMTGDLILNLSRTPQTSNPLPAQAKKVDSLRDSPSRLVNPRINGALAPRASGESSPTSSSSVDSPTNTSSDSVKREAKLLQKQQQQQQTYQQQQQRDSINNSYNRKDSLTNDTLLMCEELEPDEEAEYVLEEDNKQQRQRQQQQRYHQQQNQQRYEYYQNEDELEEQEEVEEEREEDQTHYDITNIETYQSGVGRGDDDDSDRQCLVDDDDDDDAYDDEENDAGDEDYSTNSMGSGSAKQRLRALKQRTATRQQQRNRDAVDCAGRSGSGSSSTTVKSEAGGLGLDETSFSVPTSPISLSTPLIDKETANSVPTSPEPSSLVPESSSGAGAGAVLVRRHNGHVVRKCDAAGFRTSKSEDHLQQIQREDIAAVIPIDIDEDVNSSLNTLLDTRQDSEDSQASDRDRIVWTYNAPLQPHQLAALQRQQQQQEQQFQQQQQQLHQQHLQQQQQLQQQQQHQQQQQQQQQQLYGQQSHSNSHSSSISSSPQHSAVGSPASPTSVSSSVMSSSGSKGALGLGSSSNGPMAAVQQQQQQQREQGGQVAHPPSGIPGLLSCPGGGPGNNGGGGGIGGGGNNDQSVSEAISNISSPDYQDDDNLLSSRDILGGMVLSDPSDSDSTILVSDAAAQQRQQLKQQLRAQQQQQRERERDRDRDREQSEHKVVIQVRGLDSNSSGGGSVNCTNGRSEEDVVTLTDEPLGTMTVGMRDASPPVSDDGSDVESLHSYHYSPKAVDLPSAIRLAKRLHSLDGFKKSDVSRHLSKNNDFSRAVADEYLKHFIFEKKSLDQALREFLQQFSLSGETQERERVLVHFSKRFLDCNPGTFNSQDAVHTLTCAIMLLNTDLHGQNMNRKMSCAEFVDNLADLNDGENFPKDVLKSLYQAIKTKPLEWALDEEAGDLQQQRANNSALGNVGHNPFLDPPELATAVEYKKGYVMRKCCYDSSFKKTPFGKRSWKMFYCTLRDLVLYLHKDEHGFRKSQMSDNLHNAIRIHHALATKANDYTKKQHVFRLQTADQAEYLFQTSDSKELQSWVETINYVCAAISAPPLEGGVGSQKRFQRPLLPSKQSKLLLKEQLDSHEVQLAQLDQELNEHKKGPIPSKGLALQNYKEKESYLQYELRRYRTYVSILSAKMLADQQQLELQAQQPSPASHEEEADTFPVGTTACPPPTPQSINQKDQQKEQQQQPTNRWFDVFCCCCPLWRHLIHSKSL, encoded by the exons ATGAGCGAGGAACTGAAAGTGGTGCTGCGGCGCAGCGAGCAGCATTCCGGTTTCGGGTTTTCGCTACTCGGAACCACCGGACCGCCACATGTCATCTACGACATCGTCGAGAATTCGCCGGCAGCCGATTGCGGAGCG GTTGAGGCCGGGGATGTCATCCTCAAAGTCAACGGAACGGATGTCCATCGCTACACAACGAAGGAAG TTCTCAAATGCCTGCGCCTGTCGGAACAGCTGGTGACCTTGGAGCTGAAGCGAG ATCCCAAGCTCAAGGCGCGGATCAAAGAGCAGCTGGCCAACACCCAGAGTCCGCACTATGTGGACATTGAGTCGCCGAACATATACGACtaccacagcagcagcaccaactCCTCGCCGAATCACCGGCCAAACGCTGGTGGTAAGGGGGCGGCGACCACGCCCTCGCAGAGCGGACTGCGCTACAAGTCGCCCACGCACTTGCCCTCGCTGCGGCAGAATTCGTCGCCACTGCTGGCGAGTGGATCCACCACGACCACAACCACCGCCACGCATACGCACAGCCACAGTCGAAACTCCTCGGCCAGCTCCACCAAGATCAAGGTGGTGGAGACGAGCATCACCACCTCGACCACGAACGTAGTGGGTCTCACATCGCCCACTGGTAGTgtcggcggtggtggtggtggggaGGCCACCTCGCCCACCTTCCGCCCCTCACGCATTCCACAGGCGCTCACCAAATGTGCCGTACCCAAGCCCGTGCCCGTGCTCCATTCGCCGCAGAATAAGCGGCCGCGCCCCTCGCAGATTCCGACAAAGGCGGCGAACGGAAACGGGAACGGACATACCGCCCATCTGCCACCGCAATCGCTGCAGCACTCGAACAGCTACAGCGGCAGTCCGGTGACCAGGCAGCGGTTTGCGGACAGGGAGCCGGAGCGGGAACCGGAACCGAACTCGGCGCCTCCGCAGCCGGCGAAAGCGCCACGCTTTGAGGCTTACATGATGACCGGTGACCTTATTCTCAATCTGTCCCGGACCCCGCAGACCAGCAACCCGCTTCCCGCCCAGGCCAAAAAG gtGGACAGCCTTCGCGATTCACCCAGTCGTCTGGTAAATCCGCGTATCAACGGCGCACTTGCACCGCGTGCCTCTGGTGAATCCTCGCCcacgtcctcctcctcggtgGACTCGCCCACCAACACCAGCTCAGATTCCGTGAAGCGTGAGGCGAAGCTGCTgcagaagcaacagcagcagcaacaaacttaccaacagcaacagcagcgggacagcatcaacaacagctACAACCGTAAGGATTCGCTGACCAACGATACGCTGCTGATGTGCGAGGAGTTGGAGCCGGACGAGGAGGCCGAGTATGTCCTTGAAGAGGACAAcaagcagcagcggcagcgccaacagcaacaacgataccaccagcagcagaatcAGCAACGCTACGAATACTACCAAAACGAGGACGAGCTGGAGGAACAGGAGGAGGTTGAGGAGGAGCGCGAGGAGGATCAAACTCACTACGACATCACCAATATCGAAACCTATCAGAGCGGCGTGGGCCGAGGTGACGACGATGACAGTGATCGGCAGTGCCTGGtggacgacgacgatgatgacgatgccTACGACGATGAGGAGAACGATGCGGGCGACGAGGATTATTCCACCAACTCTATGGGCTCCGGTTCAGCCAAGCAACGATTGCGGGCGCTGAAACAGCGCACTGCCACCCGCCAACAGCAGCGCAACCGCGATGCCGTCGACTGTGCAGGACGCTCCGGATCAGGATCTTCATCTACCACGGTCAAGAGCGAGGCTGGCGGCCTGGGCCTAGATGAAACCTCCTTCTCAGTGCCAACCTCTCCGATCTCGCTGTCGACGCCGCTGATCGACAAGGAGACAGCCAACTCGGTGCCCACGAGTCCGGAGCCCAGTTCGCTCGTTCCGGAGTCGAGCAGTGGCGCAGGCGCCGGAGCTGTGTTGGTGCGCCGGCACAACGGACATGTGGTGCGGAAGTGTGATGCCGCCGGTTTCCGCACCAGCAAGTCCGAGGACCATTTGCAGCAGATCCAGCGCGAGGACATCGCCGCCGTGATACCCATCGACATTGATGAGGATGTGAATAGCTCGCTGAACACGCTGCTGGACACGCGTCAGGACTCCGAGGACTCGCAG GCATCGGATCGCGATCGGATCGTGTGGACCTATAATGCGCCTCTCCAGCCGCACCAGTTGGCGGCTCTCCAgagacagcagcaacagcaagagcagcaattccagcagcagcaacagcagctccaccagcaacatctgcagcaacagcagcaactccagcagcagcagcagcaccagcagcagcaacaacagcagcagcagcaactctaCGGTCAGCAATCGCATTCAAATTCACATTCAAGTTCCATTAGTTCGTCGCCCCAGCACTCGGCTGTGGGCAGTCCGGCCTCGCCCACGTCGGTTTCCTCGTCGGTGATGTCCTCGTCGGGCTCCAAGGGCGCCCTGGGCctgggcagcagcagcaatggtCCCATGGCCGCcgtgcagcaacaacagcagcagcagcgggaaCAGGGCGGCCAGGTCGCGCATCCGCCCAGCGGGATTCCTGGCCTGCTTAGCTGCCCAGGTGGTGGGCCCGGAAAcaatggtggtggtggaggcattggtggtggtggcaacAACGATCAGAGCGTCTCAGAGGCCATTTCGAATATATCTAGTCCCGACTACCAAGACGACGATAATTTATTGAGTTCTCGCGATATTCTAGGCGGCATGGTACTTAGCGATCCCAGTGATTCGGACTCCACCATTCTCGTCTCGGACGCGGCCGCccagcagcgccagcagctCAAGCAGCAGTTGCgcgcccagcagcaacagcagagaGAAAGGGAACGGGATAGGGATCGAGACAGGGAACAGTCCGAGCACAAGGTGGTCATCCAAGTGCGCGGACTGgatagcaacagcagcggcggcggcagcgtCAACTGCACAAACGGCCGCTCCGAGGAGGATGTGGTCACGCTGACGGACGAGCCGCTGGGCACGATGACCGTCGGTATGCGGGACGCCTCGCCGCCAGTCTCCGATGATGGCAGCGATGTGGAGTCCCTCCACTCGTACCACTATTCGCCCAAGGCCGTGGACTTGCCCTCGGCTATACGCCTGGCCAAAAGACTGCACTCCCTCGACGGTTTCAAGAAGAGCGATGTGTCGCGACATCTCAGCAAGAA CAATGACTTTAGTCGAGCGGTGGCCGATGAGTATCTCAAGCATTTTATCTTTGAGAAGAAGTCACTTGACCAAGCGCTGCGTGAGTTCTTGCAGCAGTTCTCGCTGTCCGGCGAAACGCAGGAACGGGAACGGGTGCTGGTGCACTTTTCCAAGCGCTTCCTCGACTGCAATCCTGGCACCTTTAACTCGCAGGACGCCGTGCACACGCTGACCTGTGCCATAATGTTGCTAAATACGGACTTGCACGGCCAGAACATGAATCGCAAGATGAGCTGTGCGGAATTCGTCGACAACCTGGCAGATCTCAACGATGGCGAGAACTTTCCCAAGGATGTGCTCAAGTCGCTTTACCAGGCCATTAAGACCAAGCCGCTTGAATGGGCTCT AGATGAAGAGGCTGGTGATCTGCAGCAGCAAAGAGCCAACAATAGTGCCCTGGGCAATGTGGGCCACAATCCCTTCCTTGATCCCCCGGAACTGGCCACGGCTGTGGAATACAAAAAAGGCTATGTGATGCGTAAATGCTGCTATGACAGCAGCTTTAAGAAAA CTCCCTTTGGCAAACGATCCTGGAAGATGTTCTACTGTACGCTGCGTGATCTTGTGCTGTATTTGCATAAGGATGAGCACGGTTTTCGTAAAAGTCAA ATGTCCGACAATCTGCACAATGCAATACGCATACATCACGCACTGGCCACCAAGGCCAACGACTACACCAAGAAGCAACATGTGTTCCGGCTGCAGACGGCCGACCAGGCCGAGTATCTTTTTCAGACTAGCGACTCCAAGGAGCTGCAGTCGTGGGTGGAGACGATCAATTACGTGTGCGCCGCTATATCAGCGCCGCCGCTCGAGGGCGGGGTGGGCAGTCAGAAGCGATTCCAGCGTCCGCTCCTGCCCAGCAAACAATCCAAGCTGTTGCTG AAGGAGCAGTTGGATTCGCACGAGGTGCAGTTGGCGCAATTAGATCAGGAGCTTAACGAGCACAAGAAGGGTCCAATTCCCAGCAAGGGCTTGGCTCTGCAGAACTACAAGGAGAAGGAGAGCTACTTGCAGTATGAA CTTCGTCGCTATCGCACCTATGTGAGCATCCTAAGCGCCAAGATGCTGGCTGACCAGCAGCAGTTGGAGCTGCAGGCGCAGCAGCCGTCTCCAGCGTCGCACGAGGAAGAGGCCGACACATTCCCAGTGGGCACCACTGCCTGCCCGCCACCCACGCCGCAAAGTATTAACCAGAAGGatcagcagaaggagcagcagcaacagccaacGAACAG ATGGTTCGATgtcttctgctgctgttgcccaCTCTGGCGGCACTTGATCCATTCGAAAAGCCTTTAA